AGTGTAGTTAAAGATCTTGATAGGATTACGCAGAATTTTCTTTCTGTCTCGAGTTCAACAATTAGGAAAAAGAGTTGTGTCTCGTGGTCTAAAGCTAATCTGCCAATATCCAGAGGTGGTTTAGGGATAAAAAAAAGTTGCAACTAGTAAATAAGGCCCTACATGCGAAATGGTAGTGAGAAACGTGCGTCGTGGAGAAGAATTATAACGCAAAAGCTTGGTGGAGTGCCTGAAGCGATATTTCCTAATCATTCCAATATAACTATTGGTCGGAGTATGTGGATGGGTATTCTTAATGCAAGGGACTTCATCAAATCTGGTATTTCTTTGATTGTAAGGATGGTGCTAGAATATATTTTGGGATGATATATGGATAGCTGAACAGTCGTTAAGGGTGAGATTTCCTTCGTTATTCAAAAGTTTCAAAGGTAAAAAACTCAATGTGTTATTCAAAAATTTAAAAGGTAAAAATCTCAATGTGAAAGAGATGGTCTCAATCAAGGAGCATGGAATCTACAGTTCGTCATATCTTTGAATGAAATAGAAGTGCGGGAAGTGATTCAGTTATTGCAGTTGATAGGAGACCCTAATTTGACTCTCGATATGGCTGCTAATAATGATAGACAATGGAGGTATGACAATGGTAAAGGATTTTCGGTGGCTTCTGCTTACTCGGCGATTGAAACTGAAGGTTTTATCTCGTTCCCAGATAAACAACTTTGGAATCCTAAGGTACCTCTGAAAGTTTCATTTTTGGTTTGGACGTTATGTTATAATGGAGCTCCCACTGTGGATCAACTTTACAATGCATGCATGATCCAAAATGCTAATTATTTGTTATCGGTGTTCATGAGGAAACTCATTCTCACGTATTTTTATACTGCAATATAACTTGTGAGGTTCGGTCTTCTTTTATGAGTAGTTTCGTATTCAGATGGGTTTTTGACAGTGACATTAGGAAAATTTTATGGGagtgtaaaaataaaaaaagtaagaAGAGGCTAAAACGCTTGTGGGGGTATTTGACATTTGTCATATGGTGGAGTATGTGGAAGAACATATTGTATTGTAACTTGAGTAAACCTGTTAATCCGATTATTTTGGAGGTCAAATCATTGTTATTTAATTGGACACTGCATCATATATTTTTGAGAGAATCTCGCTGCACCCTCTTTTATGTAATTGGGATACTGCTATATACACATCCATGTAATTTATCATTGGTCTCTCATCACGGTTTTGGTAATGTGGAACCTTgtttaataaaatattttctttgccgaataaaaaagaaaaaaagctgTCAAATTAATGCATTTACCCGAATGAATTATTTACTCCAGAAACCGCAAGCCAAGCTCGGTGACCAGAAACCGCATGAGACCGCAAGCCAAGCTCGGTGAACAAGAAGCTGTAATTCTTATGCACGACCAAGGATATATGTGGCATTATGGTAAGAGAAAGACTAGATAACTGAAAGTGAGCAGTACTGGTAGAGAGAGTGGGGAAGGTGAAAGGTGTGTTttcaccttttttttcttcttcttaattttctaatttttaattCCCTAATAATTTAAgttgtttctttttattatttttttaatttttctctccttttggttttGAGAAGAAAGAACCAGACCAGTTTTTTCACCTCTCTCTTTACTATCTCTCCTCTACCACCTCCATTCTCCACTCTCTCTAATGGAGTCTATGGATCACACTCATCTCTCTACGCCAAATCGCTAGCTTACTCTCAACTTCATTGTAACCAGTACGTTCAAAGATCTCTCCCCTCTCCCTCTTTCATTAAAAACTGTATCTTTTACCTCTGTGTTTCTCTTTTCGGAGTTCTGATAATCTTCTCTGTCTTCTAACTTGAATTGAAATGTGGGTTTTGTTTATTTAGTAATAATGAAAATGGGTTTTAATGTTTGGATTGTAAAAGGGCTTGGAATGGTAGGAATCATGTGATTGAAATTACTACTTTACCTTGATTGAAGTTCTTCAGTTTActgttcttttctttttggaaatgAGAGTATGGGTTTGTTTCTCTACTTGATTTTCTAACTGGGTTTCGAATTTTTTGTTGGATTTTGAATGATTAATAATGTTAGGGTTTcagaaaaatgtataattagggttttcttcagGAAGATCTCAATTTTATTTAGTGATTTTATGTGTGTGTTGTGAATGGAGAATTGCTGGGTTTTGTTTACTGATTTCAAAGTTTAGTGGTGAGATCTTGATTTTGGTATTTATTGGATCTCAGTATTTAAAAATGCTAATCTGCACAACAGGTGTTTGTAAAAAAAGCTTGTGTGGCTGTGCTACTTAAAATTAAGATTTGTTTGAGATGAAATTTCAGTGAACTACTAATACTGAATTCTCCAAGTGTACAATCATAATAAATGCTTCTTCTGCAAAAACTCTGACTAGGTTTTTTTGATAACCAGATCTTGATCTGTGTGTTTACTAGTGGAGTTTGGATTACACCTGTTAGAAATGTGGATCTTGACTAAAAATAGCATCCCAATGTTTGTTATTTGGgtgaattttaggattttggtatGTTACCAGTAGTGTATATGGTTTTGTTTTTTCTCGGGTACTCGTATTCAGATTAGGGTCTTGCTATGAAAATCAATGTGACAACTCATATAATAATATGTACTGTGTTTTGATTGGTTTATCGTGTTGTCTTCTCCATATGGATATGCATTTCAATTCAATTGACCTTGATCTCATTGTGCTGCAGTTTCTGTCACTATCATTGATGCTTTCCACGAGAGAAACCATATAGCCTGATTTGCAATTGCTAGTTTGGTGTCTTCTGTTAATATATTAGTGAAATTGAGCTCATCCATTCGTCCGGGGTTACTTTAAATAGCCTTGATGGGTTCACGATTCGCATCCCATCAGCTCAGCAATGGGCTGTATGTATCAGGCCGGCCAGAACAGTCTAAGGAACGGCCTATCACGATGAGCTCGACGGCAATGCCCTACACTGGTGGTGATATAAAGAAATCCGGCGAACTCGGAAAAATGTTTGATATTCCTGTAGATGGTTCTAAGTCAAGGAAATCTGGACCTGTAGGTAATCCTCCCATGAGAACTGGTTCTTTTGGAGGAGCAGCCTCACACTCAGGACCAATTACGAATTCAACGTCTAGAGCTAGCTATTCAACGTCAGGTCCTGTAACTTCAGGGATGGGAGGTGGACCAACGGGTGGATCAAATAGACAGAAATCTAGTTCTGGACCATTAAACAAGCATGGGGATCCAATTAAGAAGTCGTCTGGTCCTCAATCTGGAGGAGTTACACCAGCTGCTCGGCAAAACTCGGGTCCTCAAGCACCAGTTCTTCCCGCAACTGGTCTCATTACATCCGGACCCATTACATCTGGTCCACTGAATTCATCAGGTGCCCCAAGAAAGTTTTCTGGTCCATTGGACTCTATGGGTTCGCTTAAGCTACATAGCACATCAATTGTTAATAACCAGGCCGTGACTAATCTCAGTCAGGAAGACGACTATTCCTTTAAGAGAAACTTCCCGAAACCAATACTGTGGTCTGTTATTCTTCTATTTGTGATGGGATTCATCGCTGGGGGTTTTATTCTTGCTGCTGTCCACAATCCCATTCTTCTCGTTGTTGTTGTGGTTCTTTTTAGTTTCGTTGCTGCACTTTTTACTTGGAATAATTGTTGGGGAAGAAAGGGTGTCACGGGTTTTATTGCTCAATATCCTGATGCTGAGCTTAGAACTGCAAAGGATGGGCAGTATGTCAAAGTCTCCGGGGTATGTAACTTACCGAGGATAACCTATAATCTGTGTCATGTGGCCAACATTTTGCTCTGGTTAAATCACATATTGAAATGTTCTGG
This DNA window, taken from Papaver somniferum cultivar HN1 chromosome 3, ASM357369v1, whole genome shotgun sequence, encodes the following:
- the LOC113358719 gene encoding uncharacterized membrane protein At1g16860-like, whose amino-acid sequence is MGSRFASHQLSNGLYVSGRPEQSKERPITMSSTAMPYTGGDIKKSGELGKMFDIPVDGSKSRKSGPVGNPPMRTGSFGGAASHSGPITNSTSRASYSTSGPVTSGMGGGPTGGSNRQKSSSGPLNKHGDPIKKSSGPQSGGVTPAARQNSGPQAPVLPATGLITSGPITSGPLNSSGAPRKFSGPLDSMGSLKLHSTSIVNNQAVTNLSQEDDYSFKRNFPKPILWSVILLFVMGFIAGGFILAAVHNPILLVVVVVLFSFVAALFTWNNCWGRKGVTGFIAQYPDAELRTAKDGQYVKVSGVVTCGNVPLESSFQRVPRCVYTCTSLYEYRGCDSKAANAAHRRFTWGLRSLERHVVDFYISDFQSGLRALVKTGYGARVTPYVDESVVVDVNPSNKDMSPDFVRWLRDRNLSSDDRVMRLREGYIKEGSTVSVMGVVQRNENVLMIVPPPEPLSTGCQWGKCILPASLEGIVLRCEDSSKIDVIPV